AATCAAGCTTACCCCTAAAATCCTCTACACTCATCTTCCCTGACCAACCCTTTGACCAACTTATTACACCATAGCACCACCCGACTCCACCGCTCCACCTACCAAGATTACCATACTTCCAGAATCCACCACCGGGAAAACCAACATACCACCCTAAAAGTTATCCAACCGCCACAAAACCCATCCACCACCACGGAAAACTACCAACACGAGGAGGTAGCCCTTAGTGTTCACGTATATGGCGTCTTTGAGCCCACTGTAGGAGTATGGTGAGGTGCGATCTATTCCGTAGGGGTCGAGGGCGACGTCGTTTGCGGACCCGAAGGaaggaagaggagagaggaattggaGGTCGAGCGAGGAGCGGTGGAGGCCGATGGAGGCGAGAAAAGGTTTAGATTCGGAATTGACATAGGTAAGGAGGCGTCGATGGAGGTGGTCGACGGAGGTGGAGGAGGTGTGAGGTGAGGATGGAATATTGTGGTTCTGGTTGTTGTATGAATGAGGAAGATGGATTGCTATTTTTGTTTGATTCCCTTTCTGCCTAATATAATGGGTAAACAAACATGTGAAATTTGGGTCTTTTTCATTCCTTTCCCCctctttccctttcttgattccatTCCGTTTACCCTATGCGTACCAAACGCCCCCTTATTGTTTTATACTTCAGGGGGGTTGCTTATGTCTACCATATCAGGATATGCAGAAGCGAGGATTTTGGCAAAGAAGATTCCTACGATTGGCTGATGGGCTCAAGTGCTCAACTGTGAAGAGATTAAGAATGGGTTAAAGCAAGAGTTGAAACAAACATCACTTGGAAGAAACAAACAGCATTACCCTCTCCCCTTTACATCTGACTCCATTCCATTCTGCTTTCAACAATTGAACTAAAAGACCCTCCGAGTGACCAAAAGACAGAAGCCGAAAAGTGGCAAGGAGAAATTAAGCGAAACAACTGAAAATCAACATTACACTGTCACTCCGTCACAAGGTCACCAAGTGTTCGCAAAGACAGACACTATTTATCAATGAATATACATACCCAATAAGGCCCTAACTCAAGCACCCAAATTACTCAAACCAGTTTATAGATAATACGAGTAGATGCCTTGTATACCCCTTGATTAAGTGCAACAGTTATCCCCTctcattcctttttttttaatagaaatCCTAATTATTGGACAATACACCTGGAAAATCTGCCAATCATTATGTGGAACAAGATTGCAGAATTACAGCATCCTTCCCATTCGGATTTCTCCTACTCAAGGTTCGCAAAACAACATGAAGTTCTTCCATCCCAATATCAAACCCTAAAGGAATTCTTCTTATAAGACCTCATAGTCACATTGAGCAGGCTCTGCAGTTCTCAATAGCGAATTGGAGGGGTTCCTTTATATCAATTTCATCATGATGCCACATTGCTTAGACAAAATATTAAACTCTCTATCAATGAAATACTTTTATGCTCGTGATTTGTGAACATTCACCTTCGGTCATAACCTGAAACGAAAAGTTATATAGTAGctgaaaaaaaattgatttttaaatCCTTTCACTCCTTCAAGGGGGGTTTCCACTCTTCCTCATCAACTAGACCCCATTATCCCACACGGCATGTTATAGCAGCTGTTCCACTAAAAGATCTTCCATTCCCTATTGAATGGACAATTAGACATGACTAATGCACTTATTGATTCTCCCCATAACTAATAAAGCTGATAGCATTTCATCGAACCGAGGAATAAAAAATGCTAGTCTTATAATTAGCCTAAGATCTAGTGCACGAAAGTCGAAATTCAAGCGTGAAGACAGATTTACAATTTCACATCATCGTGTACCCAATTTCATTAGGGTTGCAGCCTATACTCAAAAGACAAGAAATTTAAAAGCCTGTACTTGAAAACTATGACAggcaacccaaaaaaaaacacaagaatataaattagtttcagtgacctggaTTCACCACCCAAAGCAGAAGTTGACAATTTTTCCTTGATCATATTCATTAAACTTCCTTCAACTATCCACCAAGAACACTTCACATTCCCCATTTttacctttctcctcttcttatCATTCTTTTATTAAGGACTCCCGCCAACCTTGCATCTCCATCTACAAAAACCCTTGTCCACTAATTAATTCTTACATCCCTCCCGATTTAATTTTGTACCTTCTCTACATCTCTGTAGCCTTCCCTCTTAAACTGGAAAAATTGTCCCGAAAGACAAGCTAAAATACCGGGCACACAAAAGACAAAGAACATGTAAATTCCCAAGACCTGAATTTGTGATATACATATGGCCTATGGGAAGTCATGAAAATTATTGTGCATCATTTCagaaaatcatatagtaacaagCATCCAAGTAATCCAAATTCTACAGAATACACTTTCAAGCTCACAATCTGGTGTCCCTATGCCCAAAGTCCAAAACCCGAAAACCTCATGTCCAGCATAAGAACACTGCACGCTAAGCACAGGCAACAAAGTATAATGCAAAGCATGAAACGACAACAAGCAGAAGACAAAAGCCTAGTTGACTTCATGGTTTACATTGACAGCAAAATATATTTGCCTATGGCCTACGGTCCTTATATTTCAGAGAACAAGttatgccaaaaaaaaaaaaaaacctgcaCAGCCTCATTCGCAGCATTTCTTGTCCACAGTGAAAGTTTGTCTCCCCTTGAACGCGCACTTGCAACCACACCACATATCTCATCAGCTTCATCAAACTGCTCTCCAATTAGAGCCATCAACTGCTCAAAAGCAAAATTTCAATAAATAGTTAAGCCACATGGTTGCAAATTAGACTGTGGGGAGGAAAACAAGTTTAtcagtgggggggggggggggggggggatgctTCGGTCAAAATGTTAGAAAATTACAGTTTCAAGCCACATTGTCTCAAGATTCGTATTTCTGCTAGCAGAAACAGTCCACTTGCCCCCATGTGCACACTCAGGATCCTCCCATTTAGGTTCAACTCCAGCCTTGAACAAATGGAAATCAGCGTTTGCTACTAACTTGCTGGGCTTGAATATCTGATCATACAGGCTGCATAAAAGATTCAATTTTCATCTCAGATTGGGCATTGTTCGACTGGATAAATCAATAATTTGTAAGGTTGATTACTTTATTCTCCACTCACAAGGAAAAGCATTTCATCCAATGAAAAGAATATTTAGAATTTTCACATTAAAACTCCAAAGTTGTTAACAATGCCCTCCATATTTTCTTTATATCTAACAATACTAATGAAGATAGCTATTGCATCGCCCAAAAATATTGCATTCTACCACTCCCGGAGTCGTTGGGTTCTTTATAGGCAAGGCTTGCATTaaaaaacatttcaaacatcTAACACAAACCaaccaaaattaaaaattcaaccaagTATGAATAATAAATCCCCTCCCTATCCTTGGAAATCGACATCCAGTCCACGAAACTATAATGATCTAGCATAGTATTCCCCAGCTAACCTTATCAATGATTCCAATTTCCAAAACATGTAATCACGCCAACAATAAGCTAAATTTATACCATAAACTAatcaaattaactaaaattaggGCAAATAAGAGCTAATCCAGCCAAAAGTTCACAAAACTTGCAccaaataaaagtaaaaaatagCTAATTAGTCTACAGCAtaaacaaattaacaaacccaattCAAAACAATCAGAACCCACTTCAGAAAAACcaacaaaatcaatcaaaattaacaaaattataaaaccccagaaaacaaaaatcaatcaataaaattgaaacaaaaattgaagtaaaaatcaaaataattacCACCAAAACTCTTCAACAGTATCAAAAGCGTAGGCTTTTTTAAGAGTGGAACCCCAAGCAGCGCCTGGTTTAGGTTTAGTAGTGTCAAACCAAAACGCCCACTTTCTTTCTAATTTATGGGGTTGTTTTGGGGCTTCCGCCACCTCGGTTGCAGGCGGCGCATCCACAACCTCCGCCGCTACTTCGGTCGACATTATTTTGTCAAGGTAAAGAGAGGTATGCTTCGACGAATTTGGTAATGGTGGAATTGGGGCAAAACTAAAACTCTCAAACAAAGGGAGTGGTAAGATTGTCGGGTTTGAAGTGTTTATAGATGTTTTGTTGTGTGACTTCGAGTTGTGTCTTCTGTTTTGTTTGTTGGGTTACTTAATCTGGATCGGTTCCATTCAGGGTTGGGCTTTAAACGATTGTGGTCCAACAATGTTTTGGGGAATAAATTACATGTACCGGTAGTCTTGTATGACAACTTAACGAGCTTTGTTAAAAACTGACTCGATTCGACGGATATCTGACAAAAACGAAGTGactaataaaaacaataatgtgCATTCAATTCGTAAGAGCACAATGAACTGCGGAAAACATTATCTAATTAGACTCGGATCGATTAGACACTGATTCGTTATTCACCAATTACCTGATTTGACAACTTATGTATCTAACAACTAATCTGAGTAGTGTTGACAATACAGTTACTCGAGTCAGGTTTAAGTCGAATCATAAATAATGTTTGGGATGGGGTAATGCTTGGATCACCCTATTATATGGATCAGTCAAATACGGTTGGGTCATCTCGGTCGTTTACCTTTCCGAGTAAAGTCGGGTTTGGTTGAAGTTATATTCATGCCATGATCGGGCTGTACATGCCGGGTTTGAGACGGGACCGAGTTGGTTTATGGTCGAACGAACTTCAAGTCAGGTTACGTTTAAGCACCCGTGAAGTTCAAATGAATGACTATCATGCTCGTTCaaatttgattttgtaatatttttatttGTATCAAATAATCAAAATTAGTATTTGGCTTACCTTAAGTTTGAGTTTTATGCAGACTAAGTCAATACGGTTTCTAGCTTGTTATATCAAACAAGATATGTAAACATAAGTTaatcggcaacttttgtgtaacaTCTCCTATCGAAAATAccactttgattgcttaactaattggttcaattgcttaaatAAGGAATTCGATctagtacttaactaattagcttcagtacttaactaattagtttcagtgcttaactaattggcttcattgcttaactaatttgttcaattgcttaacttatatgataaCAATGTGGTCTTTTGCGTAAGACGccatatataaaagtttgtataagTTAATTCGGGTTTGAGTCAATGTTTGATGGTCATTCTCAAAATGTAAAGTGTAAAACATTTAGAGATCGTTTGGTTGGAGAACGGGAAAGGGAATCAACGAGAATGGAAAGAATACTCTTTGTTTAAAAATGGTGTTTGGTTTCTCTATTCTTCTCCCCTCTCTCTCCCAAATACGGAGTAACTTAACTGtactaaataaataataagcaacagtaaaaataaataataaatatttattattatctATTACTacgtattatttattacttcctccgatttttagtactcgcaacgtttgtgtattttacactattcacatattctattttgactgttgttggtgatttacacgtaagataaaacataatcatgtaggatcttgttagattcgtctcaatttgTATTTTCAAAGTATTACTCCATCCGTTCCTTAAAGATGTTCCCGGTTTAAATCTTGGGTGAAAATTAAGAAAACTGGAATCTTACTTTGTATTGGTATAAGttaaatgattgggtgtaagagattggAATAAGTGAAGGAGAGaggaaataataaagaaataggGTAAAGGGgagattttattattattaataaataaaaaaacatattaTATGTGAAGTGGAATCCTCACCACGAATTTATATACCGGAATCCGAACAAAAATCAACTAAAAGATCAAGAAAACTCTACGGAGTAGTGTGTAGATTTTTTTAtctgaattttttattttaatttgacaAATATTCAAGAAAAACGAAccagaaaaatcaacaaaaaaatcaagaaaatagtTTCAACCAAAATTCGAACAAAAATCAACCCAGAAATTCGAATAAATATCAACCCATATGTTCAACAAAAATTCgaacaaaatcaacaaaaatcaaaccagaaattcaacccaaaaattcgaacaaaaattcaacccaaaaattcgaacaaaaatTCGAACAAAATCAACCTAGAAAAAATCG
This genomic stretch from Spinacia oleracea cultivar Varoflay chromosome 3, BTI_SOV_V1, whole genome shotgun sequence harbors:
- the LOC110788903 gene encoding eukaryotic translation initiation factor encodes the protein MSTEVAAEVVDAPPATEVAEAPKQPHKLERKWAFWFDTTKPKPGAAWGSTLKKAYAFDTVEEFWCLYDQIFKPSKLVANADFHLFKAGVEPKWEDPECAHGGKWTVSASRNTNLETMWLETLMALIGEQFDEADEICGVVASARSRGDKLSLWTRNAANEAVQMGIGRKWKDIIDVTDKINFSFHEDAKKDSKQNRRYSV